One stretch of Chitinophaga pendula DNA includes these proteins:
- a CDS encoding non-ribosomal peptide synthetase, whose product MNTMDQIPTGIQRSILLSGESYSASKAYWIQQLPDEFITDAFIYYHSDNEFGSPHVCTLVFPEALNERIFTISKQSQLGIYIYLLTALQLLINKYAYGERISILSPLYKPAISSATLNHFVIVTNEVSADSTIKELLLRVREAVSHAYTHQDYPLEDLLQDRYPEGGSPRQLPNIVCSMDGIHAAIATSLRENVHFQFSINNGSIQLSIYYDTSVCPQHWMEQVGRHFQAVLAAMVNDHQQVVAAISCLSPAEEYELIYTRNDTARAYPQQETVVSLVSQVALNDPDKIALVCEDRELTYRQLDEIAGQLAAFLALRWQVQRQDNILILLERSEWWAIAILATWKLGAVYVPADVNYPAARISWLREHSSCRLVLDEEVLMQFRAHPPVMPHFTDIPASQDIAYIIYTSGTTGVPKGAVIEHTGMLNHLYAKVNDLVLNAETRVAQNASHCFDISIWQLFAALISGGTTYILPSAWTLDPDQLLNAVLKYRVDILEVVPSQLSLLLDVMPPEDSRLQHLRHLLVTGEAVKSALLGRCFSRWPSLSVVNAYGPTEAADDITHLFADPAEVYDPVPVGKPVQNMHVYILDRRQQLCPPGVKGEICVSGVGVGRGYFKDEERTLQAFMTDPFRPEQSLRMYRTGDLGRLLEDGNIAFLGRMDQQVKIRGYRIELEEVENVLMQVSRATAVAALPVTAADESTLLCTFLAGVKKAMQQPAEIKRLMKQRLPEYMIPDQLIFLESLPLTTNGKTDRKALKALVPDNAVKPDIAKKMPVTVLQQQLLRIWQQVLTTDIGITDNFFDAGGHSLNAARIAAFTRKELEKELRIADIFKYPTVETLSVFLERQEHDPLQPLSVAPLRAFYELSPLQEEIWLARQMDEAGSSYNISRQVSLTGPLQPKLLEQAINKIIAQHESLRTIFVTLDNIVYQQILPADQVHLEMPVIALPADSVDDTTVRHRLHLLTNEVFTPEQWPLIKLSLLQLAPAHFLLVMNVHHIILDGWSVQLLIEQLYLEYNQLLSGKDMPRPLIAAQYKDFVYWQRKLEAAPGAADARRFWQRELSQLPAEMELPTDHPRPAARSFKGETIRFKLNEQQRTGLEAMAREQQASLFMVLLSALYVLLFRYTGSSHLVVGTPATGRNRLELESILGLIANVLPVQTTVSGALTFHRLLEQVRDKLLELYEYQHYPYQQWRESEEAGKDNRPLFDVMMVLHNYIHTASEQSMLNDVTAEDVDIPGTTSKFDLLFEIIDYHTYLAIDLEFDTALFEKETVIRLAGHFKEVIDDILAHPGKAIQQISYLSAPEQIQIRRFGMPAVPATDLPHIPVAFKLAAGRYASQAAVCCNKQVFSYAQLDAAINSIADYLRQQGVEAGNKVVVIRKRAVWQAAAMMAIFHIGACYVPLDPDWPEERLAYAVRTAAPAVVFADRHTAILAAQWGYPVENPESLISDDMNERSLVAPVIAPPDTDAYIIFTSGSTGQPKGVVQSYRTLNNLMQWQLTSAGIDGGLSLLQFTSFGFDVSLQDTLFTLLTGGVLHIADESLRTDIEQLGAYVCQEQIAILSMPYSILIRLIGWINTFGQTAQRLQHIITAGEQPFLDETLRRFLGYAPIPLHNHYGPSETHVCTSYTLLYTDQPVRALPAGAPVPGFHIRILDNGGEDTAVGIPGEIYISGAGVFTGYLGDDDLTNARFVEMEGKRWYRSGDLGKWLPDGNIQFLARADQQLKINGYRVEATEIENILLEFEGIQQAVVIKKQFTDKDSLVCFFQSTSLQEEVSLRRLLNTRLPYYMIPEVFVQLDRLPVNNNGKADRKQLAEMIIADQQQQKVMPGNDTEMGLQLIWQELLKKSDIGIHDNFFLLGGQSLKATRLMMQIAQQFKISTSIKTIFTYPTIAELADYIREQQRNQQDAALADDHANTILI is encoded by the coding sequence ATGAATACAATGGACCAGATACCAACCGGCATTCAGCGCAGTATATTACTGTCGGGTGAATCCTATAGTGCCAGCAAGGCCTATTGGATACAACAATTGCCGGACGAATTTATTACGGATGCATTTATATACTACCACTCAGACAATGAGTTTGGTTCGCCGCATGTTTGTACACTGGTATTCCCTGAGGCATTAAATGAAAGGATCTTCACGATCAGCAAACAATCACAGCTGGGTATATATATATACCTGCTTACAGCTTTACAATTGCTGATTAATAAATATGCTTATGGTGAGCGTATCTCAATATTATCCCCGCTGTATAAACCAGCTATTTCCTCCGCTACACTGAATCACTTTGTGATTGTCACTAACGAGGTAAGTGCCGACTCTACCATAAAAGAGCTCTTATTACGTGTAAGAGAGGCCGTGAGCCACGCATATACTCATCAGGATTATCCACTGGAAGATCTGCTACAGGATAGGTATCCGGAAGGAGGCTCTCCCCGGCAATTGCCAAATATTGTCTGTAGCATGGATGGAATACATGCCGCAATAGCTACATCGCTGAGAGAAAATGTACATTTTCAGTTCAGCATTAATAATGGTAGTATACAATTATCCATTTACTATGATACTTCCGTATGTCCTCAGCATTGGATGGAACAGGTAGGTCGTCATTTTCAGGCAGTACTGGCTGCTATGGTAAATGACCACCAGCAGGTAGTAGCAGCCATATCCTGTTTGTCGCCTGCCGAAGAGTATGAGTTGATCTACACCCGCAATGATACAGCCAGGGCATATCCACAGCAAGAGACGGTCGTATCGCTGGTGAGCCAGGTAGCATTGAATGATCCTGATAAGATAGCATTGGTATGCGAGGACAGGGAGTTAACCTATCGGCAGTTAGATGAGATAGCTGGCCAGTTGGCTGCTTTCCTGGCTCTCCGTTGGCAGGTACAGCGACAGGATAATATCTTGATCCTGCTGGAACGCTCTGAATGGTGGGCTATTGCAATACTGGCTACCTGGAAACTCGGGGCTGTATATGTGCCAGCAGATGTGAACTATCCGGCAGCACGTATATCCTGGCTCCGCGAGCACTCTTCCTGCCGACTTGTACTGGATGAAGAGGTTTTGATGCAGTTCAGGGCACATCCTCCGGTAATGCCACACTTTACTGACATACCCGCTTCTCAAGATATTGCTTACATTATTTATACGTCGGGTACCACTGGAGTCCCCAAAGGGGCCGTAATTGAGCATACCGGTATGCTTAATCATCTCTATGCCAAGGTCAACGACCTGGTATTGAATGCAGAGACGCGGGTTGCGCAGAACGCTTCCCATTGTTTTGATATTTCCATCTGGCAGCTATTTGCTGCATTGATCAGCGGAGGTACCACTTATATTTTGCCCTCAGCCTGGACCTTAGACCCGGATCAACTATTGAATGCCGTATTAAAGTATCGGGTGGATATATTAGAGGTGGTGCCGTCGCAGCTCTCTTTATTGCTGGATGTGATGCCGCCGGAGGATAGCCGGCTACAACATCTTCGCCATTTGCTGGTCACCGGTGAAGCAGTGAAGAGCGCTTTACTCGGACGGTGTTTTTCCCGCTGGCCTTCCTTGTCTGTCGTTAACGCCTATGGCCCTACGGAGGCGGCTGACGATATTACTCACCTGTTCGCCGATCCTGCAGAGGTGTACGATCCTGTACCGGTAGGAAAGCCGGTACAGAATATGCACGTCTATATTCTCGATCGCCGACAACAACTCTGTCCACCGGGGGTAAAAGGTGAAATATGTGTATCCGGTGTAGGTGTGGGCAGGGGGTACTTTAAAGATGAGGAACGTACCCTACAGGCATTTATGACAGACCCTTTCCGTCCGGAACAGTCACTGCGTATGTATCGTACCGGTGATCTCGGTAGACTGCTGGAGGATGGCAATATCGCTTTCCTGGGACGTATGGATCAGCAGGTAAAGATCCGTGGATACCGTATAGAGTTGGAAGAAGTGGAGAATGTGCTGATGCAGGTATCCCGGGCAACAGCTGTTGCGGCGCTGCCGGTGACGGCCGCGGATGAAAGTACGCTGCTCTGCACATTCCTCGCTGGTGTAAAAAAAGCTATGCAACAACCGGCGGAGATCAAACGACTCATGAAACAACGGCTGCCGGAATACATGATCCCCGATCAGCTGATATTCCTGGAATCGCTGCCGCTAACCACTAATGGAAAAACAGATCGAAAAGCATTAAAAGCACTGGTACCAGATAATGCTGTAAAGCCTGATATCGCCAAAAAAATGCCGGTAACAGTTTTGCAGCAGCAACTATTACGTATCTGGCAACAAGTGCTGACCACAGATATCGGGATCACAGATAATTTTTTTGATGCAGGTGGACACTCTCTCAATGCAGCCAGAATTGCAGCTTTCACCAGAAAGGAGCTGGAAAAGGAACTTAGAATTGCTGATATCTTTAAGTACCCGACCGTCGAAACACTGAGCGTATTCCTGGAAAGGCAGGAACATGATCCTTTACAGCCATTATCTGTAGCCCCTTTAAGGGCATTTTACGAGTTATCACCCTTACAGGAAGAAATCTGGCTGGCCAGGCAGATGGATGAAGCGGGTAGCAGCTATAATATTTCAAGACAGGTGTCATTGACCGGCCCCTTGCAACCAAAACTACTAGAGCAGGCTATTAATAAGATCATTGCACAGCATGAAAGCCTTCGAACCATATTTGTAACACTGGATAATATCGTATACCAGCAAATACTGCCAGCCGATCAGGTGCACCTGGAAATGCCGGTGATCGCTTTGCCTGCTGATAGTGTGGATGATACTACCGTACGGCATCGCCTTCATCTGCTGACCAACGAAGTCTTTACACCGGAACAATGGCCGCTAATAAAGTTGTCGCTGCTCCAGCTGGCACCAGCACATTTCCTGCTGGTGATGAACGTACACCATATTATACTGGATGGATGGTCGGTACAGTTGCTAATCGAACAATTATACCTTGAATATAACCAGCTGCTATCCGGTAAGGATATGCCCCGGCCATTAATAGCTGCCCAATATAAGGATTTCGTATACTGGCAGCGAAAACTAGAGGCTGCACCCGGGGCCGCCGACGCCCGCCGATTCTGGCAACGGGAACTGTCACAACTACCAGCTGAAATGGAGCTGCCGACAGACCATCCGCGACCGGCTGCGCGATCTTTTAAGGGAGAAACCATCCGGTTCAAACTCAATGAACAGCAACGAACCGGACTGGAAGCGATGGCACGTGAACAGCAGGCTTCCCTGTTCATGGTATTGCTAAGCGCTTTGTATGTGCTATTGTTCCGGTATACAGGTAGTTCGCACCTGGTAGTAGGCACGCCGGCAACGGGTCGTAACCGGCTAGAACTGGAGTCCATCCTGGGACTGATCGCTAATGTGCTGCCAGTGCAAACCACTGTTAGCGGAGCATTGACATTTCATCGGCTGCTGGAACAGGTAAGGGATAAATTACTGGAGCTATATGAATACCAGCATTATCCGTATCAGCAATGGAGAGAATCTGAGGAGGCAGGTAAGGATAACCGCCCGCTATTCGATGTGATGATGGTGCTGCACAACTATATACATACAGCATCGGAACAATCGATGTTAAATGATGTAACAGCCGAAGATGTCGATATCCCAGGTACTACCAGCAAATTTGACCTGTTGTTTGAAATCATCGACTACCATACTTACCTGGCAATAGATTTGGAATTTGATACGGCACTGTTCGAAAAGGAAACAGTGATACGACTTGCCGGCCACTTTAAGGAGGTGATCGATGATATACTGGCCCATCCTGGCAAAGCAATACAACAAATATCCTATTTATCAGCTCCGGAACAAATACAGATCCGTCGTTTTGGTATGCCTGCTGTACCAGCTACAGACCTGCCTCACATACCGGTAGCATTTAAATTAGCGGCTGGCCGTTATGCTTCGCAAGCTGCCGTATGTTGTAATAAACAGGTATTCAGTTATGCACAGCTGGATGCCGCTATAAACAGTATTGCAGACTACTTGCGTCAACAGGGAGTGGAGGCAGGTAATAAGGTAGTAGTGATCCGAAAGAGAGCTGTCTGGCAGGCTGCAGCGATGATGGCCATCTTTCATATTGGAGCTTGTTATGTACCACTCGACCCTGATTGGCCGGAAGAAAGACTGGCATATGCGGTTCGTACTGCGGCCCCTGCAGTAGTATTTGCAGATAGACATACCGCTATATTGGCCGCACAATGGGGATATCCCGTTGAAAACCCTGAATCGTTGATCAGTGATGATATGAATGAACGTTCATTAGTTGCGCCGGTAATCGCCCCTCCTGATACGGATGCTTATATCATCTTCACATCAGGATCTACCGGTCAGCCTAAAGGAGTGGTACAATCTTATCGTACACTAAATAACCTGATGCAATGGCAGCTTACTTCAGCAGGTATTGACGGAGGTCTCTCTCTGCTCCAGTTTACCTCATTTGGTTTCGATGTTTCGTTACAGGATACCTTGTTTACGTTGCTGACAGGGGGGGTATTACATATCGCAGATGAATCATTACGGACGGATATTGAGCAGTTGGGCGCCTATGTATGCCAGGAGCAGATCGCCATCCTTTCTATGCCTTATTCCATACTGATACGCCTGATCGGCTGGATCAATACCTTCGGACAGACAGCGCAGCGATTACAGCATATTATTACAGCGGGCGAACAGCCCTTCCTGGACGAGACACTTCGCAGATTCCTGGGTTATGCTCCTATTCCTTTGCATAATCATTATGGTCCTTCCGAGACGCATGTTTGTACAAGCTATACATTATTATATACCGATCAGCCTGTCCGGGCGTTGCCGGCAGGAGCTCCGGTTCCTGGTTTTCATATACGCATACTGGACAACGGTGGAGAAGATACTGCTGTTGGCATCCCCGGCGAGATCTATATCAGCGGCGCTGGTGTCTTCACCGGATACCTGGGGGACGACGACCTGACAAATGCCCGCTTTGTTGAAATGGAGGGGAAACGGTGGTATCGTTCCGGGGACCTGGGTAAATGGCTACCCGATGGTAATATTCAATTCCTGGCAAGAGCAGATCAACAGCTGAAGATCAACGGATATCGTGTCGAAGCTACCGAGATAGAAAATATACTGCTGGAATTCGAGGGGATACAACAAGCAGTCGTTATAAAAAAACAATTCACAGATAAAGATAGCCTCGTTTGTTTCTTTCAATCGACCTCCTTACAGGAAGAGGTGTCTTTAAGGAGGCTGTTAAATACCCGGTTGCCCTATTATATGATCCCGGAAGTATTTGTACAACTGGATCGCCTGCCGGTCAATAATAATGGGAAAGCGGACCGTAAACAACTGGCAGAGATGATAATAGCGGATCAGCAGCAACAAAAAGTAATGCCAGGAAATGATACGGAAATGGGTTTGCAGCTCATCTGGCAAGAATTACTGAAAAAATCGGATATCGGCATCCACGACAATTTCTTCTTGCTGGGAGGACAATCACTGAAAGCTACCCGGCTTATGATGCAGATAGCCCAGCAGTTTAAGATATCCACTTCTATCAAGACCATTTTTACTTATCCCACAATAGCAGAACTAGCAGATTATATACGGGAACAACAGCGTAACCAGCAGGATGCTGCACTCGCGGATGATCATGCTAATACTATACTGATATGA
- a CDS encoding non-ribosomal peptide synthetase, translating into MSLTDLIYRLRSAGAKLELAAGNIKLHMQTPTALPAVLLEEVRMRKQELLEWLASPAAAYEILPAPVAANYPLSYAQKRLWLFEQAVQSSAYCLSDAVEIKGELDEVAFQHALQHIYDRHESLRTSFITEDGAPRQYISSAAERPMRYELKDISAEPDKEKSLRELLDMAAALPFQLEEGPLFRLQLIKLEPVRYVLQLTMHHIISDLWSMQNFTNELLACYDAAVKAAPWPLPSLPLQYKDYACWENAPVHHVYMAEHLAFWRPRLAAAPAAPEFPVDYPRQPERTFNGQDIFLHISADRYKLLKNWCSKNGATTYAALLTMVNVLLARYTGESKTAIGISVNGRNYPGLEEQIGFFVNLLPLHLELDMQAGFLSAVTHCRQQLLEVLEHQAVPFDMLIEHVPAIHKRPRNRFPFFDILVEFAAQEEITDTGAFAMLETASYDTETQTSQFDLLWGFTEEADGLHVKINYNTALYREQRICMMLGHFDNLLSAVMKDTAASLGDIVFLDKEEQQWLNKVSGNTLPLAVVSADFSSLFNEIAVRYSSKHAISFEGSTYTYQWLDQASTTLAAVLQQQGIGPGDRVAFTLRNSHYTLASLLAILKAGAVFVPVDNNLPVDRKQFILQLAEISAVMFESFALLDMPPLERVAWIAVDLELEAPAATFQPVIHHPEDIAYVIFTSGSTGVPKGVEVRMQSFMNYLLWANDHYFTPEERNNFAFFTTIAFDLTLTSIFTTLLRGDMVCIFPSSGGTVLSAVFSDPQVDVVKLTPTHIRLLNVLSVTTTAVRIIISGGEPLLASDIALLQSLHAGIHIYDEYGPTEATVGCMVKKVDGLVAVGSVGVPIRHARINVLDDRLMPLPQGYIGEIYIGGGVLAKGYLNEAVMTAGKFISSPFHPGEYIYRSGDTGYWNADGELQLLGRRDGQVKINGIRIELNEIQYRLRSHPQVKDLVLRIIVDASEDKALEAFIVPANEGSEQLGEQAIRDWCRRYLPEYMIPARIYFIETIPVTDNGKVDYSALDTIERRAPEKAAYRAPANELQRLLVEAWSEMLGTPAGINDNFFELGGDSIKAIRISGKLFQQGYRLSVADILSCPSIEAQAACISADSRQIAQLVEQGPVPLLPIQHAFFEHVFPERHHYNQCYMLHRDKRFEEAALEAVFNKIVRHHDMLRVSFHEEQQQVIQFVHDHVPEIPLRIVDMRGVPDAEVKTRQIAQEVQMTMDLTCAPLLRLVLFRQDTTDQLLVCIHHLVVDEISWTILLEDINTLLLQYGKKELLQLPLKTNAYREWAESLITGARQEALQHRYYWEQQQQLTTASWKPDYSVAATEHDSDTLEIQLDGEITGMLLTQANTAFNTRMEDLLICALGRTVHQTFQVDAYWLDRESHGRGQGEGALDLSRTVGWFTSLCPLLLPAAASNDPADYIKTVKEQLREGSHRQLAYGQLRYLRPATEEADNALHIQPRIIFNYLGHHDEQSVSLDFEVMPFDGVAVSPSRPRIHEFEFEAYVSNGVLSVLLTYARTQYKTDTVRQLIDNFRESLIVLTNYCCNRQETSYTRHDFDFAGLSADDLDEIGSQLG; encoded by the coding sequence ATGAGTTTAACAGACCTGATATACCGGCTGAGAAGTGCCGGCGCGAAATTAGAGTTAGCCGCAGGTAACATTAAGTTGCATATGCAGACACCGACTGCATTGCCTGCAGTGCTGCTGGAAGAAGTGCGGATGCGCAAACAGGAGCTGTTGGAATGGTTGGCTTCTCCTGCTGCTGCGTATGAGATATTACCTGCTCCGGTAGCAGCAAACTACCCGCTTTCCTATGCACAAAAACGCTTGTGGTTGTTTGAGCAAGCCGTACAAAGTAGTGCTTATTGTCTTTCTGATGCTGTAGAGATCAAGGGGGAGCTGGATGAAGTGGCTTTCCAACATGCGTTGCAGCATATCTACGATAGACATGAGTCGCTGCGTACTTCCTTCATCACCGAAGATGGAGCACCCCGGCAATATATTTCGTCCGCTGCTGAACGGCCTATGAGATATGAACTGAAGGATATCAGTGCAGAGCCGGATAAAGAAAAGTCGTTACGTGAGTTGCTGGATATGGCAGCAGCATTACCTTTTCAGCTGGAGGAAGGGCCATTGTTCCGATTACAGCTTATTAAGCTGGAACCAGTACGTTATGTGTTACAGCTGACCATGCACCATATCATATCAGATCTCTGGTCTATGCAGAACTTTACCAATGAATTGCTGGCATGTTACGATGCTGCTGTAAAAGCAGCACCCTGGCCGTTGCCTTCATTACCATTGCAGTATAAGGATTATGCCTGCTGGGAAAATGCGCCTGTACATCATGTGTACATGGCAGAGCACCTGGCTTTCTGGCGTCCGCGACTGGCAGCCGCACCCGCTGCACCCGAGTTCCCGGTAGATTATCCGCGTCAGCCAGAAAGAACTTTCAATGGGCAGGATATATTCCTCCATATATCTGCTGACCGCTATAAGCTGTTAAAGAACTGGTGTAGTAAGAACGGTGCTACTACCTATGCCGCCTTACTTACGATGGTAAATGTGCTGCTGGCCAGATATACCGGAGAATCAAAGACAGCGATCGGTATCAGCGTCAACGGCCGCAATTACCCGGGTTTAGAAGAACAGATAGGTTTTTTTGTCAACCTGCTTCCATTGCATCTGGAACTAGACATGCAGGCGGGATTTCTCTCCGCTGTTACGCATTGCCGGCAACAATTGCTGGAAGTGCTGGAACATCAGGCGGTACCATTCGATATGCTGATAGAGCACGTGCCTGCTATTCATAAGCGGCCGCGTAACCGTTTCCCTTTCTTTGATATACTGGTGGAATTTGCAGCACAGGAGGAAATAACGGATACCGGTGCTTTTGCCATGCTGGAAACTGCATCATATGATACGGAAACACAGACCAGCCAGTTTGACCTCTTATGGGGTTTTACAGAAGAGGCAGACGGGTTACATGTCAAGATCAATTATAACACTGCATTGTATCGTGAACAGCGCATATGTATGATGTTAGGACACTTTGATAACCTGCTGTCAGCTGTTATGAAAGATACGGCCGCCTCGCTGGGAGATATTGTATTCCTGGATAAAGAAGAGCAGCAGTGGCTGAACAAAGTATCTGGTAATACATTACCGTTAGCAGTTGTGTCAGCAGATTTTTCTTCGCTGTTCAACGAGATTGCAGTAAGATACAGCAGCAAGCATGCGATCTCTTTTGAAGGGAGTACTTATACCTATCAGTGGTTAGATCAGGCATCTACAACACTGGCTGCGGTTTTGCAACAACAAGGGATAGGACCTGGCGACCGTGTTGCTTTTACCCTCAGAAATTCTCATTATACGTTGGCGAGTTTACTGGCTATATTGAAAGCGGGTGCTGTTTTCGTCCCGGTAGATAACAATTTGCCGGTAGACAGAAAGCAGTTCATACTGCAACTGGCGGAGATAAGTGCTGTCATGTTCGAATCCTTTGCCCTGCTGGATATGCCTCCGCTGGAACGGGTAGCATGGATAGCTGTAGATCTGGAACTGGAGGCACCCGCTGCTACCTTTCAACCGGTAATACATCATCCGGAAGATATTGCATATGTAATATTCACTTCCGGCTCTACGGGTGTGCCTAAAGGGGTAGAAGTCCGTATGCAAAGTTTCATGAACTATCTGTTATGGGCAAATGATCATTACTTCACACCAGAAGAACGTAACAATTTTGCCTTTTTCACTACTATAGCATTTGACCTTACCCTTACCTCTATTTTTACTACCCTCTTACGTGGTGATATGGTGTGTATCTTCCCCTCCTCGGGAGGAACTGTATTGTCAGCTGTATTCAGTGATCCGCAGGTAGATGTGGTGAAATTAACACCGACACACATAAGATTACTGAATGTGTTGTCTGTAACTACTACAGCGGTACGTATCATCATCAGCGGAGGAGAACCGTTGTTGGCCAGTGATATTGCATTGCTGCAATCATTGCATGCCGGCATACACATCTATGATGAATATGGCCCTACTGAAGCAACAGTAGGTTGTATGGTCAAAAAAGTAGATGGTCTTGTTGCTGTCGGGTCTGTAGGAGTACCAATAAGGCATGCAAGAATTAATGTACTTGACGACAGGTTAATGCCGTTACCACAAGGCTATATAGGAGAGATATACATAGGTGGCGGAGTACTGGCAAAAGGATACCTGAATGAAGCGGTAATGACAGCCGGGAAATTTATATCATCTCCTTTTCATCCGGGAGAGTATATCTATCGAAGTGGAGATACTGGATACTGGAATGCAGATGGAGAGTTGCAGCTGCTGGGACGCCGTGACGGACAGGTAAAAATAAATGGTATCCGTATCGAATTGAACGAGATACAATACCGGTTACGGAGTCATCCACAGGTCAAAGACCTGGTATTGCGGATCATCGTCGACGCCAGCGAGGATAAGGCACTCGAGGCATTTATTGTACCTGCAAACGAAGGAAGTGAACAGCTGGGAGAACAGGCGATACGGGATTGGTGCCGTCGGTATTTGCCTGAATATATGATACCTGCCCGCATTTACTTTATAGAAACGATACCCGTTACCGATAACGGGAAGGTGGATTATTCTGCATTGGATACCATAGAACGCCGTGCTCCGGAAAAAGCGGCCTATCGTGCGCCCGCCAATGAACTTCAACGATTATTGGTAGAAGCATGGTCAGAAATGTTAGGGACTCCTGCCGGCATAAATGATAATTTTTTTGAGCTGGGAGGAGATTCCATTAAAGCTATCCGCATTTCAGGGAAATTATTCCAACAGGGATACCGGCTTTCGGTAGCAGATATATTATCCTGCCCTTCCATTGAAGCGCAGGCAGCCTGCATATCAGCAGATTCCAGGCAGATAGCTCAGTTGGTGGAGCAAGGCCCTGTACCGCTGTTGCCTATACAACATGCATTTTTTGAACACGTTTTTCCTGAAAGACATCACTATAACCAGTGCTATATGTTGCACCGGGACAAGCGATTTGAGGAAGCGGCACTGGAAGCGGTATTTAATAAGATAGTCCGGCATCATGATATGCTGCGGGTTTCCTTTCATGAAGAACAGCAGCAGGTCATACAATTCGTGCATGATCATGTACCGGAGATACCGTTACGTATAGTCGATATGCGCGGTGTCCCTGATGCGGAAGTGAAGACCAGGCAGATTGCACAAGAGGTACAAATGACGATGGACCTCACCTGCGCCCCATTGCTCCGGCTGGTTTTATTCCGGCAGGATACCACAGATCAGTTACTGGTATGTATACATCACCTGGTAGTAGATGAGATCTCCTGGACCATATTGCTGGAGGATATCAACACGCTGCTCCTGCAGTACGGGAAAAAGGAACTATTACAGCTGCCGCTGAAGACAAATGCATACAGGGAATGGGCAGAGAGCCTTATAACAGGGGCGCGACAAGAGGCGCTGCAACATCGGTACTATTGGGAACAACAGCAACAGCTAACGACAGCATCCTGGAAGCCGGATTATTCCGTTGCAGCGACGGAACACGACTCGGATACCCTGGAGATTCAGCTGGATGGAGAGATTACAGGGATGTTGCTGACGCAGGCGAATACAGCATTCAATACCCGTATGGAGGATCTGCTTATTTGCGCATTGGGCAGGACTGTTCATCAAACTTTCCAGGTCGATGCATATTGGCTGGACCGCGAATCACATGGCAGAGGACAAGGAGAGGGCGCACTGGATTTAAGCCGCACCGTAGGATGGTTCACAAGCCTTTGTCCATTGTTATTACCAGCTGCTGCCAGTAACGACCCGGCAGATTATATCAAGACGGTCAAAGAACAATTAAGGGAAGGGAGTCACAGACAATTGGCTTATGGACAGCTCCGGTATCTTAGGCCAGCTACTGAAGAGGCCGATAATGCACTGCATATACAGCCTCGCATCATCTTCAATTACCTCGGTCACCATGATGAACAGAGTGTTTCTCTTGATTTCGAAGTAATGCCTTTTGATGGCGTAGCTGTCAGCCCCTCCCGCCCGCGTATACATGAATTTGAATTCGAAGCCTATGTCAGTAATGGCGTATTATCTGTATTACTCACCTATGCACGAACCCAATACAAGACAGATACAGTACGGCAACTGATCGATAATTTCCGGGAGAGCCTGATAGTACTGACTAATTATTGCTGCAACCGGCAGGAAACATCCTACACACGGCATGACTTTGACTTTGCTGGTCTCTCAGCAGATGACCTGGATGAGATTGGCAGCCAGCTGGGCTGA